Proteins encoded by one window of Chaetodon trifascialis isolate fChaTrf1 chromosome 15, fChaTrf1.hap1, whole genome shotgun sequence:
- the LOC139343642 gene encoding retinol dehydrogenase 8, whose protein sequence is MGTRRVLVTGCSSGIGLAVAARLAKDELKRFKVVATMRDLKKRGPLEKAAGDSLNKTLEIKELDACCEASIRECVNSLPDRRVDVLVNNAGVGMIGPLECQSIAAMKELFDTNFFGLARLVKELLPDMKRRQSGHIVVMSSVMGIQGLLFNDVYSASKFAVEGFCESLAVQAMKFNIKMTLVEPGPVVTEFERKVYEDAEKMDLSGTDEETAKIFREIYLPYSKKVFASLGQTPEEVAEQTIKVITAKEPPLRHQTNRLYMPMTALKHADPSGRLPLDTFYKMIFKHDNVFNATLGLLSMLQKRAGKK, encoded by the exons ATGGGAACCAGGAGGGTGCTGGTGACCGGGTGCTCCTCTGGCATtggcttggctgtggctgcacGGCTGGCAAAGGACGAGCTTAAACGATTTAAAG TGGTTGCCACAATGAGGGATCTTAAGAAACGGGGGCCTTTGGAGAAAGCGGCAGGTGACTCCTTAAACAAAACCCTGGAAATCAAAGAGTTAGACGCCTGCTGTGAAGCCTCCATCAGAGAGTGTGTCAACAGCCTGCCGGACAGACGAGTGGATGTTCTCG TGAACAATGCTGGTGTGGGCATGATTGGACCGCTGGAGTGCCAAAGCATCGCTGCCATGAAGGAGCTCTTTGACACAAACTTCTTTGGCCTGGCACGGCTGGTGAAAGAGTTGCTGCCGGACATGAAGCGGAGGCAGAGCGGCCATATTGTGGTGATGAGCAGCGTCATGGGAATACAGG GGCTTCTGTTCAATGACGTCTACTCTGCCTCCAAATTTGCGGTGGAAGGATTTTGTGAAAGTCTGGCAGTGCAAGCCATGAAGTTTAACATCAA GATGACTCTTGTGGAACCGGGCCCTGTGGTAACAGAGTTCGAAAGGAAAGTGTATGAGGATGCTGAGAAGATGGATCTATCGGGGACAGACGAGGAGACCGCCAAAATCTTCCGTGAAATTTACCTGCCATACTCGAAAAAGGTCTTCGCCTCATTAGGCCAGACACCAGAGGAAGTGGCTGAG cAAACCATTAAAGTGATCACAGCCAAGGAGCCTCCTCTGCGCCACCAGACGAACCGCCTATACATGCCCATGACCGCACTGAAGCATGCAGATCCGTCTGGTCGACTGCCTCTGGACACCTTCTATAAGATGATCTTCAAACATGACAACGTGTTCAATGCCACTCTCGGGCTGCTGAGCATGCTGCAGAAGCGGGCCGGGAAGAAATAG
- the notch3 gene encoding neurogenic locus notch homolog protein 3, whose translation MEGNIPWIILSFLLFMHICEGFRCVDKYRPCENGATCLESPSRCLCRPGFIGPLCQHLDPCHRSPCLNGAACKSQVVNGIPQFTCVCQRGFRGQDCSLIDACATSPCANGARCANWNNHYNCSCPPGFQGKNCRNDIDECRKPGMCLNGGLCINTHGSFHCQCQPGYSGRTCEVSILPCAPSQCLNGGTCRQTSDHSYECACLPGFEGHNCENNVDDCPGHKCMNGGICVDGVNTYNCQCPPEWTGQYCAEDVNECLMQPNACHNGGTCFNTIGGHTCVCVNGWTGDDCSENIDDCAIAVCFNGATCHDRVASFFCECPVGKTGLLCHLDDACVSNPCNDGAVCDTNPLNGRAICTCPAGFVGGACNQDMDECSIGANPCEHFGKCVNTEGSFQCQCGRGYAGPRCEIDINECLSMPCQNDATCLDRIGEFTCICMPGYMGTYCEIDVDDCESNPCVNDGICRDMVNGFTCTCQPGFTGTMCQIDIDECASTPCQNGAKCYDRPNGFECRCAEGYEGTLCENNINNCQPDPCHHGTCVDGIASYTCNCDAGYTGYRCENQLNECHSNPCQNGGKCVDLVNKYICQCQHGTSGTNCEINFDDCASSPCDYGICKDGINRYDCVCKPGFTGPKCNVEIDECASSPCRNGGTCVDEENGFHCQCPEGFKPPYCYSQVDECGSSPCVHGSCRDDINGYRCDCEPGWVGKNCDLDRNDCLPSPCQNAGTCIDQLNGFTCKCRQGFRGNLCQVNINECASSPCLNKGTCVDGVASFTCLCELPYSGPTCADVLTPCSPNPCANHAVCTHTPDYLGYKCNCQPGWQGQLCNIDVNECISNPCKNRGTCTNTLGGFLCSCRAGYTGLTCETDINDCSPNPCLSGGSCTDGVNNFHCSCLPGFTGPRCALEINECQSSPCKNGGTCTDYVNSYTCTCRPGFTGIHCETNTPDCTESSCFNGGTCTDKINGYSCTCRSGFTGSHCQYEVNECDSQPCLNGGICQDALDTFRCSCPKGYTGNRCQTPVDWCRRSSPCQNGGRCRQKDSSFICDCTNGWSGRYCDIPRVSCETAARQRGLQTDELCHHGGHCVNTGNTHYCKCPADYTGSYCESQVDHCEDKPCRNGATCRGYVGGYQCDCMPGYTGQNCEIEINECQSHPCQNGGTCIDLVGHYICSCPPGTLGVLCEINEDDCAPPLRLRSVPPKCLNNGTCVDRVGGYRCNCPPGFTGERCEGDINECLSNPCNPSNSLDCIQLPNDYQCVCKPGFTGRRCQSRFSVCESQPCQNGGACSVSSSSALGYTCTCQLGYTGPNCERSMSCRELSCYNGGSCALTTRGARCTCQPGYGGPQCQHRSNEGCASQPCRNGGLCTEETSFPFFHCQCPSGWIGKQCEQSSRSLELPTPSCPLTDCLGKANDGVCDKECNTFSCRWDGGDCSLAVNPWVHCADPRCWRVFNNSQCDEACNNADCLFDNFDCKNKEKVCNPIYETYCIDHYADGLCDQGCNTEECGWDGFDCAVKVPEVLADGVLVLVVLLPPEELLRTSTAFLQKLSAILHTTLRFRLDQNGEAMIRPYTRQEARLKRELQPQQEVIGSIVYLEIDNRLCSEDCFPTADSAAEYLGALSAVEILRFPYPIREVRGEKIPFDEKIPQWGKLMLVGLASLFLLVILVIGMLIARRKREHSTLWFPEGFFLKKEPSSNKNRREPVGQDALGMKHMPKNAEESLLGDHSDQWMDSDCPEAKRLKVEEPSMLSDSEDAVDSRQWTQHHLAAADIRVPPTMALTPPQGEFESDCMDVNVRGPDGFTPLMLASFCGGGLEPEIAEEEENEECSANIISDLIYQGASLAAQTDRTGETALHLAARYARADAAKRLLDAGADANAQDNTGRTPLHAAVAADAQGVFQILIRNRATDLDSRMYDGSTALILAARLAVEGMVEELITCHADVNAVDELGKSALHWAAAVNNVDATVALLKNGANKDMQDLKEETPLFLAAREGSCEAVRVLLAHFANREITDHMDRLPRDIAQERMHHDIVQLLDEYNTVRSPQGHGGAGHHLTGGHTLSPLMCPPSAFLPSLKNTPQGKKNRRPGAKGSSLGGQHATSLKESVKARNKKLTLDMQSALLESSVTLSPVDSLDSPHGGASNAGYITNPTSPVAMQSPGLFHSSMSVPNTPMVHNSLLDGGGPFAVSLAQLNDLGAGGMSLQGRVSMASDVNHGYVLSSGQMGLNMGMVSPVSVPFDWHNRMPPSSQCGQVVNLVQSSQAGMHPQSPAMQQQNMLMHQQQMYRNPMLQPTPVTSTPTISPVKLPSIAEQQQQQQQQQQQQLINHTITNQQNMTRMGTSTPPTPQTSQPPPSFFQQQQMPQQPSQPKPSAQPPQAATPATQPTQALPSQPSGSTAGTEDYPTPPSQHSYSSALDATPKHYLHLPSEHPYLTPSPESPEPWSSPSPHCVSDWSDSTPSPAVAGPAQTQITQIPEANGKMQVFA comes from the exons GTGAGAATAATGTGGATGACTGTCCAGGTCACAAGTGTATGAATGGAGGAATATGTGTGGACGGAGTCAACACTTACAATTGTCAGTGCCCACCAGAGTGGACAG GGCAATACTGTGCTGAGGATGTCAACGAGTGCCTCATGCAACCAAACGCCTGCCATAATGGCGGTACTTGCTTCAACACCATTGGTGGTCATACCTGCGTTTGCGTTAATGGTTGGACTGGAGATGACTGCAGTGAGAACATTGATGACTGTGCCATAGCTGTTTGCTTCAATGGTGCCACCTGCCATGACCGTGTAGCGTCCTTCTTCTGCGAGTGCCCAGTTGGAAAGACAG GTTTGCTGTGCCACCTTGATGATGCATGTGTGAGTAACCCCTGTAACGACGGTGCAGTGTGTGACACCAACCCACTTAACGGCCGCGCCATTTGCACCTGTCCTGCTGGCTTTGTAGGAGGTGCCTGCAACCAAGACATGGATGAGTGTTCAATTG GCGCCAACCCATGTgagcattttggaaaatgtgtgaaCACAGAGGGCTCCTTCCAGTGTCAGTGCGGTCGGGGATATGCTGGTCCACGATGTGAGATTGACATCAATGAATGCCTGTCCATGCCCTGCCAGAATGATGCCACTTGCCTGGACCGCATTGGAGAGTTCACCTGCATCTGCATGCCAG GCTACATGGGGACCTACTGTGAGATTGACGTAGATGACTGTGAGAGTAACCCATGTGTAAATGACGGCATCTGTCGGGATATGGTCAATGGCTTCACATGCACCTGCCAGCCAG GGTTTACCGGCACCATGTGTCAGATCGACATAGATGAGTGCGCAAGCACACCCTGCCAGAATGGAGCAAAATGCTACGACCGGCCCAATGGGTTTGAGTGCCGCTGTGCTGAAG gTTATGAAGGGACACTCTGTGAGAATAATATCAACAACTGTCAGCCTGACCCGTGCCACCATGGTACTTGCGTAGATGGCATTGCCAGCTACACCTGTAACTGCGATGCTGGCTACACAGGCTATCGCTGTGAGAACCAGCTCAATGAGTGCCACAGCAACCCTTGTCAGAATGGGGGCAAGTGTGTAGACCTGGTAAACAAGTACATCTGCCAATGCCAGCATGGGACCTCAG GCACAAACTGTGAGATAAACTTTGATGATTGTGCCAGTAGCCCATGTGACTATGGCATCTGCAAAGATGGCATCAATCGCTATGACTGTGTTTGCAAACCTGGCTTTACAG GTCCCAAGTGTAATGTGGAGATAGATGAGTGTGCCTCTAGCCCCTGTAGGAATGGGGGGACATGTGTGGATGAGGAGAATGGATTTCATTGCCAGTGTCCTGAGGGCTTTAAGCCCCCTTACTGTTACTCCCAGGTGGACGAATGTGGCAGCAGCCCATGTGTCCATGGCTCATGCAGGGATGACATCAATGG TTACCGCTGTGACTGTGAGCCCGGATGGGTGGGGAAGAACTGTGACCTGGACAGGAATGACTGTTTGCCGAGTCCCTGCCAGAATGCTGGCACGTGCATCGACCAGCTCAATGGCTTCACCTGCAAGTGTCGCCAAGGCTTCAGAG GCAACCTCTGCCAGGTGAACATCAACGAATGTGCATCCAGTCCCTGTCTTAACAAGGGTACTTGTGTGGACGGTGTGGCAAgtttcacctgtctgtgtgaGCTTCCATACAGTGGACCCACTTGTGCTGATGTCCTCACCCCTTGCTCACCTAACCCTTGTGCCAATCATGCTGTGTGCACGCACACTCCAGACTACTTGGGCTATAAATGTAACTGCCAGCCAGGATGGCAAG GTCAGTTGTGTAACATAGATGTGAATGAATGCATCTCAAACCCCTGCAAGAACCGCGggacctgcacaaacacacttggaGGCTTCCTGTGCTCCTGCAGAGCTGGATATACTGGGCTGACCTGTGAAACAGATATCAATGACTGTTCCCCCA ATCCCTGCCTAAGTGGAGGTTCCTGCACAGATGGGGTGAACAACTTCCACTGTAGCTGCCTGCCAGGCTTCACTGGGCCCCGCTGTGCCTTAGAGATCAATGAATGCCAGAGTTCCCCCTGCAAAAATGGAGGCACATGCACAGACTATGTTAACTCCTACACCTGCACCTGTAGGCCTGGCTTTACTGGCATCCACTGTGAGACCAACACCCCTGATTGCACAgaaag CTCTTGCTTCAATGGAGGGACGTGCACAGATAAAATCAATGGCTATTCCTGTACCTGCCGCTCAGGCTTCACTGGCTCCCACTGCCAGTACGAAGTCAATGAGTGTGACTCCCAGCCCTGCCTCAATGGCGGCATCTGCCAAGATGCCCTGGACACCTTCCGTTGCTCTTGTCCTAAAGGCTACACTGGCAACCGCTGCCAG ACTCCAGTTGACTGGTGCAGACGCTCATCTCCCTGCCAAAATGGAGGACGCTGTCGCCAAAAAGATTCCTCCTTCATCTGTGATTGTACTAACGGCTGGTCTGGACGTTACTGTGACATCCCTAGGGTCTCCTGTGAAACAGCTGCTCGCCAGAGAG GGCTCCAGACAGATGAGCTTTGCCACCATGGTGGTCACTGTGTCAACACTGGGAATACTCATTATTGTAAATGTCCTGCTGACTACACTGGAAGCTATTGCGAAAGTCAAGTGGACCACTGTGAAGACAAACCCTGCCGCAATGGTGCCACCTGCAGGGGATATGTGGGCGGGTACCAGTGTGAC tgtatgcCAGGATATACTGGACAGAACTGCGAGATAGAGATCAATGAGTGCCAGTCTCATCCTTGCCAGAATGGAGGAACTTGCATTGATCTGGTGGGACATTACATCTGCTCCTGCCCTCCTGGCACACTGG GTGTTCTCTGTGAGATCAATGAAGATGACTGTGCTCCACCCCTGAGGCTGCGCAGTGTTCCTCCTAAGTGCCTGAATAATGGTACTTGTGTGGACAGAGTCGGCGGATACCGTTGCAATTGTCCCCCTGGATTCACAGGAGAAAGATGTGAGGGAGACATAAATGAGTGTCTATCTAACCCTTGCAACCCCTCCAACAGTCTTGACTGCATCCAGCTGCCTAATGACTACCAATGTGTCTGCAAGCCTGGCTTCACAG GTCGGAGGTGTCAGAGcaggttcagtgtgtgtgaatccCAGCCTTGCCAGAACGGAGGAGCCTGTTCTGTatccagcagctctgcactggGATACACCTGCACATGTCAGCTT GGTTATACTGGGCCCAATTGTGAAAGAAGCATGTCCTGTCGGGAGCTGTCTTGTTACAATGGAGGTAGCTGTGCACTTACCACAAGGGGGGCACGTTGCACCTGCCAGCCTGGTTATGGCGGGCCCCAGTGTCAGCACCGCAGTAATGAAGGCTGCGCCTCTCAGCCCTGCCGAAATGGAGGATTGTGCACTGAAGAGACCAGCTTCCCATTCTTTCACTGCCAGTGTCCCAGTGGCTGGATTGGCAAACAGTgcgagcagagcagcagatccCTTGAGCTCCCAACACCCTCATGCCCTCTAACAGACTGTCTTGGCAAAGCCAATGATGGTGTTTGTGACAAAGAATGTAACACATTCTCTTGTCGCTGGGACGGTGGCGACTGTTCTCTAGCAGTAAACCCCTGGGTTCATTGTGCAGACCCTCGCTGCTGGCGTGTCTTCAACAACAGCCAGTGTGATGAAGCCTGCAACAATGCTGACTGTCTGTTTGACAACTTTGACTGCAAAAACAAGGAGAAAGTTTGCAA TCCAATATATGAAACCTACTGTATCGACCACTACGCTGATGGACTGTGTGACCAGGGCTGTAACACAGAGGAGTGTGGCTGGGATGGCTTTGACTGTGCGGTGAAGGTTCCAGAAGTCCTTGCTGATGGTGTCTTGGTTTTGGTTGTCCTACTGCCTCCAGAGGAGCTTCTCCGCACCAGCACAGCTTTTCTGCAGAAACTAAGTGCTATCCTTCACACTACTCTGCGCTTTCGGCTGGACCAAAATGGAGAAGCCATGATCCGCCCCTACACCCGCCAAGAGGCACGCCTCAAGCGGGAGCTGCAGCCTCAACAGGAGGTTATCGG CTCCATAGTGTACCTGGAAATAGACAACCGCTTGTGCTCTGAGGACTGCTTCCCCACAGCTGACAGTGCTGCGGAGTACCTGGGAGCCTTGTCAGCTGTAGAAATACTCCGTTTCCCTTACCCAATCAGAGAAGTCCGTG GTGAAAAGATTCCATTTGATGAAAAGATACCTCAGTGGGGCAAGCTGATGCTGGTGGGGCTagcttctcttttccttttggTCATCCTCGTGATAGGCATGTTAATTGCTCGTAGAAAGAGAGAGCACAGTACCCTTTGGTTCCCTGAGGGCTTCTTCCTCAAGAAGGAACCCAGCAGCAATAAGAACCGCAGGGAACCTGTGGGCCAGGATGCTCTGGGAATGAA ACACATGCCTAAAAATGCGGAGGAATCTCTCCTTGGAGATCACAGTGATCAGTGGATGGACTCAGACTGCCCAGAAGCAAAACGGCTCAAG GTTGAGGAGCCGAGTATGCTCTCAGACAGTGAAGATGCAGTGGACAGCAGGCAGTGGACTCAGCATCACCTTGCAGCTGCAGACATTCGTGTGCCTCCCACCATGGCCCTCACCCCACCTCAAGGAGAGTTTGAAAGCGACTGCATGGATGTTAATGTCAGAGGCCCAG ATGGTTTTACACCTCTGATGCTGGCATCATTCTGCGGAGGCGGATTAGAGCCTGAGatagctgaggaggaggagaatgaggagTGTTCAGCCAACATCATCTCTGACCTAATCTACCAGGGCGCATCCCTTGCTGCCCAAACAGACCGCACTGGTGAGACAGCGCTCCACCTAGCTGCCCGATACGCCCGTGCTGATGCTGCGAAGAGACTGCTGGATGCCGGGGCAGATGCCAACGCTCAGGACAACACAGGACGTACACCACTGCATGCTGCAGTGGCCGCAGATGCACAGGGTGTCTTCCAG ATTCTGATCCGAAACCGGGCTACAGATCTTGACTCCCGTATGTATGATGGCTCCACTGCGTTGATCCTGGCAGCCCGGCTGGCAGTAGAGGGCATGGTAGAGGAACTCATCACTTGTCATGCTGATGTCAATGCAGTTGATGAATTGG GTAAATCTGCTTTGCACTGGGCTGCTGCAGTTAACAATGTGGATGCCACTGTTGCCCTGCTGAAGAATGGTGCAAACAAAGATATGCAAGATCTCAAG gaGGAGACTCCTCTCTTCCTTGCAGCCCGTGAGGGcagctgtgaggctgtgagGGTGCTGCTGGCTCATTTTGCAAACAGAGAGATCACAGACCATATGGACAGGTTGCCAAGGGACATTGCTCAGGAGCGCATGCACCACGACATTGTGCAACTTCTTGATGAATACAACACAGTAAGGAGTCCCCAGGGCCATGGAGGGGCTGGACACCACCTCACTGGGGGACacactctgtctcctctcatgTGCCCACCCAGCGCCTTCCTACCTAGTCTGAAGAACACCCCACAAGGCAAGAAGAATCGCCGGCCTGGGGCCAAGGGTTCTAGCCTGGGAGGTCAACATGCTACCAGTCTGAAGGAATCGGTCAAGGCCCGCAATAAGAAGCTGACCTTGGACATGCAGAGTGCCTTACTGGAGAGCTCAGTTACCCTGTCCCCAGTCGACTCACTGGACTCACCCCACGGGGGAGCTAGCAATGCTGGCTACATCACCAACCCCACTTCCCCTGTGGCCATGCAGTCACCAGGGCTCTTCCATTCCTCCATGTCTGTCCCAAACACCCCAATGGTACATAACAGCTTGTTGGACGGAGGTGGCCCCTTTGCTGTGTCTCTAGCCCAACTCAATGACCTGGGAGCTGGAGGAATGTCCTTGCAGGGACGCGTCTCCATGGCTTCAGATGTCAACCATGGCTATGTGCTGAGTTCAGGCCAGATGGGACTCAACATGGGCATGGTCAGTCCAGTCAGTGTGCCCTTTGACTGGCACAACCGGATGCCCCCCTCCTCCCAGTGTGGTCAGGTGGTGAATCTTGTGCAGAGTAGCCAGGCAGGCATGCACCCCCAGAGTCCAGccatgcagcagcagaataTGCTGATGCACCAACAGCAGATGTACCGTAATCCAATGCTGCAGCCCACACCTGTTACCTCCACACCCACTATCAGCCCAGTCAAGCTGCCCTCCattgctgagcagcagcaacaacaacagcagcagcagcagcagcagctcatcaaCCACACCATCACCAACCAGCAAAACATGACCCGCATGGGCACCTCCACCCCACCAACACCTCAGACCTCTCAGCCCCCACCATCCttcttccagcagcagcagatgcctCAGCAACCTTCTCAGCCCAAGCCTTCTGCTCAGCCCCCACAGGCAGCCACACCAGCAACCCAGCCCACTCAGGCCCTGCCTTCCCAGCCTAGTGGCAGCACTGCAGGAACGGAGGACTACCCAACCCCTCCCTCCCAGCACAGCTACTCATCCGCACTAGATGCCACGCCCAAGCATTACCTCCATTTGCCCAGTGAGCACCCCTATCTGACCCCCTCCCCAGAGTCTCCTGAGCCCTGGTCCAGCCCCTCTCCTCACTGCGTCTCCGACTGGTCAGATTCCACACCCAGCCCAGCAGTTGCTGGCCCTGCCCAGACCCAAATTACTCAAATCCCAGAGGCCAATGGCAAGATGCAGGTGTTTGCGTGA
- the nr5a5 gene encoding nuclear receptor subfamily 5, group A, member 5 has translation MDLPGYHPQQPQPLAHRPGSYPEDLLTLEGSSTSQELKTEPDSRPESEESCPVCGDKVSGYHYGLLTCESCKGFFKRSVQNDKHYTCAEQQSCPMNLSQRKRCPSCRFQKCLAVGMKREAVRADRMRGGRNKFGPLYRRDRQMKQQKVCHQANTAPYRIKMETTQINRPTVSSDLHLMSSHTGAPLSSDAFHQSHMYPSGIGQTDAPIPLDCTTNADRVLTPPSLPYPGLYHCTFPGHLQEKGEMAFSYSPASTNYPLHPTPNSFTPRSTPTSSPCSTPSSTTALSQALTQTSDTASSATLTPNFLSQLLEGDQEESQLCAKVVTTLQREQANRGKHDRLNTFSIMCKMADQTLFWLVEWARNSALFKELKVEDQMVLLQSCWSELLVLDHLCRQVTYGKEGCIYLVTGQQIEVSNIVSQAGVTLSGLVSRTQDLVSKLKALQLDRHEFVCLKHLVLFNPDVKSVQNRRQVEQTQERVNRALMEHTQRSHPGHSDKFGQLLLRLPEVRSISLQVEEYLYQRHLLGDLPCNSLLTEMLHTKHS, from the exons ATGGACCTACCTGGTTATCACCCACAGCAGCCGCAGCCTCTGGCCCACCGTCCTGGCAGCTATCCAGAGGATCTGTTAACTTTGGAAGGATCATCAACAT CTCAGGAGTTAAAGACAGAACCAGACAGCAGACCAGAGTCAGAGGAGAGCTGTCCCGTCTGTGGAGACAAAGTGTCAGGGTACCACTATGGGCTGCTCACCTGTGAAAGCTGCAAG ggctTCTTTAAACGCTCAGTGCAGAATGACAAGCATTACACCTGTGCAGAACAGCAGAGCTGCCCCATGAACCTTTCACAGAGGAAACGTTGTCCTTCCTGCCGCTTCCAAAAGTGTTTGGCAGTAGGCATGAAGAGAGAAG CAGTAAGAGCAGATCGCATGAGAGGTGGCAGGAATAAATTTGGCCCTCTGTACCGGCGGGACAGGCAGATGAAGCAGCAAAAAGTATGTCACCAGGCAAACACTGCTCCCTACAGGATTAAGATGGAAACTACCCAAATTAACCGACCCACAGTTTCAAGTGACCTTCACCTCATGAGCAGTCACACAGGTGCTCCATTGTCCTCTGATGCTTTTCATCAGTCCCACATGTATCCCTCTGGCATCGGGCAGACGGATGCGCCCATACCTTTGGACTGTACTACGAATGCAGACAGGGTGCTCACTCCTCCATCCCTGCCCTACCCTGGACTGTACCACTGCACCTTCCCTGGACACCTCCAGGAGAAAGGAGAAATGGCTTTTAGCTACAGCCCGGCTTCCACAAACTATCCACTGCACCCAACTCCAAATTCCTTTACACCAAGAAGTACACCAACATCATCCCCCTGTTCCACACCAAGCTCAACCACCGCTCTCTCCCAGGCACTCACCCAAACTTCAGACACCGCCTCATCAGCCACTCTTACACCCAACTTCCTAAGCCAGCTCCTGGAGGGGGACCAGGAGGAGAGCCAGCTGTGTGCCAAGGTTGTCACCACTCTGCAGAGAGAACAGGCCAACCGTGGCAAACATGACCGCCTAAATACTTTCAGCATTATGTGTAAAATGGCAGACCAGACTCTGTTTTGGCTGGTGGAGTGGGCCAGGAACAGTGCACTCTTCAAGGAGCTCAAG GTGGAAGACCAgatggtgctgctgcagagctgttggAGTGAGCTGCTGGTCCTGGATCACCTCTGTAGACAGGTGACATATGGCAAAGAGGGCTGCATATATCTGGTCACAGGACAACAG ATCGAGGTATCAAACATCGTCTCTCAAGCAGGAGTGACACTAAGTGGTCTGGTATCAAGAACCCAGGACCTGGTGTCCAAATTGAAGGCACTCCAGTTAGATAGACACGAGTTTGTCTGTCTCAAACATTTGGTGCTGTTCAATCCTG ATGTGAAATCAGTGCAGAACCgcaggcaggtggagcagaCACAAGAGAGGGTGAACAGGGCCCTGATGGAGCACACCCAACGGAGTCATCCAGGACACTCAGACAAGTTTGGCCAGCTGCTGCTCCGGCTGCCTGAAGTACGCAGCATTAGCTTGCAGGTTGAGGAGTATTTGTACCAGCGCCATCTTCTGGGAGATCTGCCCTGCAACTCTCTACTCACCGAGATGCTGCACACCAAGCACAGCTGA
- the soul5 gene encoding heme-binding protein 2 has product MHRAQPPATMIYLSGLVGFLLVLTAEARIGNSSQAKFCFETEQCLMFDQICENDEYEVRRYRSVNWVTTEETSLFMEMAAMRAFKRLYKYITGANENEKKIEMTAPVLMKMQEGNRRFWESGVYTMSFLLPAEYQKNPPKPTDDEVYIQKTPDMKVYVRSYGGWMTGLADKNQAYSLASALDLVGAKYKKDFHYAAGYNSPMTLFNRHNEVWYVVEGDPECASSEELGF; this is encoded by the exons ATGCACAGAGCCCAACCGCCTGCCACAAT GATTTATCTGTCAGGGCTTGTTGGCTTTCTGCTGGTGCTGACAGCTGAGGCCAGAATTGG AAACTCATCGCAGGCAAAGTTCTGCTTTGAAACAGAACAGTGCCTGATGTTTGATCAGATCTGTGAGAATGACGAATATGAG GTCCGTCGCTATCGCTCTGTGAACTGGGTTACAACCGAGGAGACGTCCCTCTTCATGGAGATGGCAGCAATGCGAGCTTTCAAACGACTGTATAAATACATCACTGGTGCCAATgagaatg aaaagaaaattgaaatGACAGCTCCTGTTCTTATGAAGATGCAAGAAGGTAACAGGAGATTTTGGGAATCGGGTGTCTACACAATGAGTTTCTTGCTGCCAGCTGAATATCAGAAGAATCCCCCCAAACCTACTGATGACGAG GTGTACATCCAAAAAACGCCAGACATGAAAGTGTATGTACGGAGCTACGGAGGATGGATGACGGGCCTGGCTGACAAAAACCAAGCTTACAGTCTGGCCTCTGCCCTGGACTTAGTTGGTGCAAAGTACAAAAAAGACTTCCACTATGCTGCTGGATATAACAG TCCAATGACGTTGTTTAACAGGCACAATGAGGTGTGGTATGTCGTTGAGGGTGACCCGGAGTGTGCCAGCAGTGAGGAACTGGGGTTCTGA